A single window of Gemmatimonadota bacterium DNA harbors:
- the bioD gene encoding dethiobiotin synthase — translation MTRGIFVTGTDTEIGKTAITAGLAAVLKRRGINAGVMKPISAGGRADAKLLRRAARSNESLDTINPIYLRDPLSPNIAAAREERVLDLAPVFGAFDRLSKIHDCVLVEGVGGLLVPIVDDFLVADLAARFDLSLLIVARAALGTINHTLLTIEAAQARGLQVNSVIYNTLSPGGPDVSAQMSPGVVTRISGVLSAGIVPYDPDVDVDAVCLGGMEALVEGHVDLGLILG, via the coding sequence GTGACGCGGGGGATTTTTGTAACGGGTACGGATACGGAGATCGGCAAGACGGCGATTACAGCCGGGTTGGCTGCGGTGCTGAAAAGGCGGGGGATCAATGCAGGGGTTATGAAGCCGATTTCTGCGGGTGGTCGCGCGGATGCAAAATTATTGAGACGGGCTGCGCGGTCGAACGAGTCTCTGGATACGATTAATCCGATTTATCTGCGCGATCCGCTTTCGCCCAATATTGCGGCTGCGCGGGAAGAGCGGGTGCTCGATCTGGCACCTGTTTTTGGCGCTTTTGATCGTCTTTCAAAAATTCACGATTGTGTTCTGGTCGAGGGCGTGGGCGGTCTTCTGGTGCCGATTGTGGATGATTTTCTGGTGGCAGATCTCGCTGCGCGTTTCGATTTGTCTCTTCTTATTGTGGCTCGCGCAGCTCTGGGTACGATTAATCATACGTTGCTTACCATTGAGGCGGCACAGGCACGCGGTCTTCAGGTTAATAGTGTGATATACAATACGCTGTCGCCGGGGGGACCAGATGTGTCGGCGCAGATGAGTCCAGGGGTTGTGACGCGCATTTCCGGGGTTCTGTCGGCGGGTATTGTCCCTTATGATCCGGATGTGGATGTGGATGCTGTTTGCCTGGGCGGGATGGAGGCGTTGGTTGAGGGGCATGTTGATCTGGGTTTGATTTTGGGGTGA
- a CDS encoding methyltransferase domain-containing protein, whose amino-acid sequence MNKDIVTTLYTTSFKGIGQVTVRELRFCFGSRLSNVRTDRVRDYDLVQFNYQGDPLALRRLGTVEDIFFHLADVPLSGERGDLNIIGEIPDLIPALNVHRQFNGLPRGRTRYRVIVQASMQGWQSYRRNQMQGAVERAIHRRFPRWRLVPDDAHVELWLQQTGRQVRLGLRLTDRTMRHRTYKTANRPASLRPTIARALVQLTRPEDGDVFLDPMCGAGTVMIERALAGRYALVQGGDIDEQAVADTLENFGNRHKPRDVFHWDARRLPLPNQSVDKVATNPPWGRQVGSVFELRALYASAFAEVDRVLRPNGVVAILSSEWNAIKDALAQTNLTLIEQIKDIAVLGRRADIFVAQKFSA is encoded by the coding sequence GTGAATAAAGATATTGTGACGACTTTATATACTACGTCATTCAAGGGTATTGGGCAGGTTACTGTGCGGGAGTTGCGGTTTTGTTTTGGAAGTCGCCTTTCCAATGTGCGGACAGACCGCGTGCGAGATTACGATCTGGTGCAGTTTAATTATCAGGGCGATCCGCTCGCGTTGCGCCGACTGGGGACTGTGGAGGATATTTTTTTTCATCTTGCGGATGTGCCGTTGAGCGGTGAACGGGGGGATCTCAATATCATAGGTGAGATACCCGATCTGATTCCGGCGCTCAATGTACACAGGCAGTTCAATGGGTTGCCCAGAGGGCGCACAAGATATCGCGTTATTGTTCAGGCGTCCATGCAGGGCTGGCAATCTTACCGTCGCAATCAGATGCAGGGGGCTGTTGAACGGGCTATACATCGCCGTTTTCCCAGATGGCGTCTTGTGCCCGATGATGCCCATGTGGAATTGTGGTTGCAACAGACCGGCAGGCAGGTGCGCCTGGGTTTGCGGCTTACGGATCGCACGATGCGCCATCGCACGTATAAGACTGCGAATCGCCCCGCGTCGCTGCGTCCCACGATTGCGCGGGCACTCGTTCAGCTCACCCGTCCAGAAGATGGCGATGTTTTTCTGGATCCGATGTGCGGTGCGGGTACGGTTATGATTGAGCGCGCGCTTGCGGGTCGCTATGCGCTGGTTCAGGGTGGGGATATCGACGAGCAAGCTGTTGCAGATACGCTGGAGAATTTTGGCAATCGCCACAAGCCGCGCGATGTTTTTCACTGGGATGCGCGTCGATTGCCTCTGCCCAATCAATCGGTTGACAAGGTTGCGACCAATCCGCCCTGGGGCCGTCAGGTGGGGTCTGTTTTTGAACTTCGCGCGCTTTATGCGTCTGCTTTTGCGGAGGTTGACCGGGTTTTGCGCCCCAATGGCGTTGTTGCGATTCTTTCGAGTGAGTGGAATGCGATTAAAGACGCGCTGGCGCAGACCAATTTGACGCTGATTGAACAGATCAAAGATATCGCGGTGCTGGGCCGGCGCGCCGATATTTTTGTCGCGCAGAAATTTAGTGCGTAA
- the bioA gene encoding adenosylmethionine--8-amino-7-oxononanoate transaminase, giving the protein MDDAQKRHLKDIDRAVVWHPFTQMRDYAAEDPIIVSHGDGVYLVDIDGNRYLDGFSSMWCNVHGHRVAEIDGAIRAQLDRVAHSTLLGLSNIPAVQLAEKLVQIAPQGLSRVFFSDSGATAVEVAVKMAFQYWQQRAHPRREKDSFLHLTESYHGDTIGSVSVGGIAHFHHVYRPLLFSSVAAPVPHPYRCEYCNGACDKMCFDTLEKAFVEHADRLAAFIVEPLVQGAGGMLMHPSGFLKHAAELCDRYDVLLIVDEVATGFGRTGKMFACEHEDVAPDLLCLGKGLTGGYLPVAATLATDEIYDAFLGDYAEMKTFFHGHTYTGNPLGCAAALATIEKFETDRTLEKLQYKIAYLAEQLQRFRDLAHVGDVRQRGFIVAIELVLDRANKTPYPFEDRTGHRVCDVARENGLLIRPLVNTIVLMPPYAVSKGEIDQMIDIVCDAIRVVTEGDER; this is encoded by the coding sequence ATGGACGATGCGCAGAAACGCCATTTGAAAGATATTGACCGCGCGGTTGTCTGGCATCCGTTTACGCAGATGCGAGATTATGCGGCTGAGGACCCCATTATTGTTTCGCACGGCGATGGTGTTTATCTCGTGGATATTGACGGCAATCGCTATCTGGATGGGTTTTCGTCTATGTGGTGCAATGTGCACGGGCATCGCGTTGCGGAGATTGACGGGGCTATTCGCGCGCAACTCGACCGCGTGGCGCACAGTACGCTGTTGGGTTTGTCCAATATTCCGGCTGTTCAACTTGCGGAGAAGTTGGTGCAGATCGCGCCGCAGGGGCTCAGTCGGGTTTTTTTTTCAGATAGTGGCGCGACTGCGGTTGAGGTTGCGGTTAAGATGGCGTTTCAATACTGGCAGCAGCGGGCGCATCCGCGTCGAGAGAAGGACTCTTTTTTGCATCTGACGGAGAGCTATCACGGGGATACGATTGGCTCGGTGAGCGTGGGGGGGATCGCGCATTTTCACCATGTGTATCGGCCCCTGCTTTTTTCTTCTGTTGCTGCGCCTGTTCCGCATCCCTACCGGTGTGAGTACTGCAATGGGGCGTGTGATAAGATGTGCTTTGATACCCTGGAGAAGGCTTTTGTCGAACACGCGGATCGCCTGGCAGCTTTTATCGTGGAACCGCTGGTGCAGGGCGCGGGCGGCATGCTTATGCATCCGTCGGGGTTTCTCAAACATGCGGCTGAGTTGTGCGATAGATACGATGTGCTTCTGATTGTGGATGAGGTCGCCACGGGTTTTGGTCGCACGGGCAAGATGTTTGCCTGTGAACACGAAGATGTTGCGCCGGATTTGCTCTGTCTGGGCAAGGGGCTTACCGGGGGGTATCTTCCGGTGGCGGCTACGCTGGCGACGGATGAGATTTACGATGCGTTTTTGGGCGATTATGCGGAGATGAAGACGTTTTTTCACGGGCATACGTACACGGGCAATCCGCTCGGTTGTGCGGCTGCGCTGGCGACGATAGAGAAATTTGAGACAGATCGCACGCTGGAGAAATTGCAATATAAGATCGCGTATCTGGCGGAGCAGTTGCAGCGGTTCAGGGATCTGGCACATGTGGGGGATGTCCGTCAACGGGGTTTTATTGTGGCGATTGAACTGGTGTTGGACCGGGCAAATAAAACGCCGTATCCGTTTGAGGACCGCACGGGTCATCGGGTGTGCGATGTTGCCCGGGAAAATGGGCTTCTCATTCGTCCGCTGGTCAATACCATTGTTCTTATGCCTCCTTATGCTGTTTCCAAAGGTGAGATAGATCAGATGATAGATATTGTTTGCGATGCGATTCGGGTTGTTACAGAAGGGGATGAGCGGTGA